The Cohnella abietis genome has a segment encoding these proteins:
- a CDS encoding YIP1 family protein, with protein MKLQSSYKLVIALTLVFSILFPLTASARLPYKTWFVDDATDRWLDIQALYVPKGTIGYGDIDIPIQGPSDLYIDKDDYVYLADTNNNRIVVFDADGQYMRSIGNAEGEGALSSPGGVFVTDEGLIFVADTGNKRIVVFNQEGHYERAYEKPESPLLPKDYHFVPSKIVVDKRGVMYVVVKNSYQGLLRMNDIGEFTGFFGSNKTELSLLTRFKNMFLNQEQLEKEVANRPGAIENVTQADNGFLLTTSSGTFKGQIKKLNAGGKDAFLNKGFLENQLIDTAIDSDNFLYAMSGEWGEISVYDPYGNVLAYFGGTDKAASQQGIFNYPTSLAINSKKEIWVADSSLSVIQIYSRTAFGEAFLKATKLYVEGSYEESKVYWDAVVKQNGMLDLPYKGIGKVLLQEKSYEEAMQYFQESYDAEGYSESFWSVREEWIHNHIVNAALLLIVLSVLLRWMYKRFSGRVYNRLQSPWLSKYLEEIKDFWYVMLHPYEGFYRLKERRISLLIIATIILLVIGLRLLSIYSMGFIYHPFDLGRVNVLLEVSLLIVPWATWSISNYLVSTIKGGEGRFREVLQASTYALVPYVVLMIPIIFLSNLVVLEERIIVDSLIYVMWVWIAVNFFIMTQVIHNFDFMEAVKNVGVTIFTISVIWIFAVILSALSYNLFDFMKQIYREVTLYV; from the coding sequence TTGAAGCTGCAATCTTCTTACAAGCTTGTAATTGCATTAACACTTGTATTCTCAATTCTATTTCCGTTGACAGCTTCAGCGAGATTGCCCTATAAAACCTGGTTTGTAGACGATGCGACAGATCGCTGGCTTGACATACAAGCGCTTTACGTCCCGAAAGGCACGATTGGGTATGGAGATATTGATATTCCGATACAGGGCCCTAGTGATCTGTATATTGACAAGGATGATTATGTTTATTTAGCCGATACGAATAATAATCGTATTGTTGTGTTTGATGCGGATGGTCAATACATGAGGTCCATAGGGAATGCAGAGGGTGAGGGGGCATTAAGTTCACCTGGAGGTGTGTTTGTGACGGATGAAGGATTAATCTTTGTCGCAGATACAGGGAATAAACGTATAGTTGTTTTTAATCAAGAGGGTCATTATGAACGTGCCTATGAGAAGCCGGAATCTCCGTTGCTACCAAAGGATTATCATTTCGTTCCGAGTAAAATAGTCGTGGACAAGCGTGGTGTAATGTATGTCGTTGTAAAAAATTCCTATCAAGGTCTGCTGCGAATGAACGATATCGGTGAATTCACGGGATTCTTCGGATCTAATAAAACGGAATTAAGTCTATTAACGAGATTCAAAAATATGTTTCTCAACCAGGAACAGCTAGAGAAAGAAGTTGCAAATCGCCCAGGTGCGATTGAGAACGTAACGCAAGCCGACAACGGTTTTCTTCTAACGACAAGTTCTGGGACCTTCAAAGGTCAAATAAAAAAGCTAAATGCTGGGGGCAAAGATGCCTTCTTAAATAAAGGCTTCTTAGAGAATCAGCTCATCGATACTGCGATCGATTCGGATAATTTTCTGTATGCCATGAGCGGTGAATGGGGTGAAATCTCGGTCTATGATCCCTATGGAAACGTCCTTGCCTATTTTGGAGGCACGGACAAGGCGGCCTCTCAACAGGGAATATTTAATTATCCAACGAGCCTTGCCATTAATAGCAAGAAAGAAATATGGGTTGCGGATAGTAGTTTGAGTGTAATTCAGATTTACTCGCGCACAGCATTCGGAGAAGCCTTCTTAAAGGCGACAAAATTGTATGTTGAGGGAAGCTATGAGGAGAGCAAGGTTTATTGGGATGCTGTTGTTAAGCAGAATGGAATGCTTGATCTTCCCTATAAAGGTATAGGTAAAGTTCTGCTGCAAGAAAAGTCCTATGAAGAGGCAATGCAATATTTTCAAGAGTCCTATGATGCAGAAGGATATTCAGAGTCATTCTGGAGTGTTCGTGAGGAATGGATTCATAATCATATCGTGAATGCTGCACTCCTCTTAATTGTTCTCAGCGTACTCCTTCGATGGATGTATAAACGTTTTAGTGGTAGGGTGTACAATCGTTTACAATCTCCATGGCTATCTAAGTACTTAGAGGAAATTAAAGATTTTTGGTATGTCATGTTGCATCCGTATGAGGGCTTCTATCGATTGAAGGAGAGAAGGATATCCTTACTTATAATCGCTACGATCATTCTTCTTGTCATTGGCCTTCGCTTATTGTCTATCTATAGTATGGGATTTATTTATCACCCGTTTGATCTCGGGCGCGTAAATGTGTTGCTAGAGGTAAGTTTATTGATCGTGCCATGGGCAACGTGGAGTATATCCAATTATTTAGTCAGCACAATTAAAGGTGGAGAAGGACGCTTTCGAGAAGTGCTTCAGGCAAGCACCTATGCTCTTGTACCCTATGTGGTATTGATGATTCCGATTATTTTTCTTTCCAATCTAGTTGTGCTGGAGGAGCGAATAATTGTTGATTCTCTTATATATGTCATGTGGGTTTGGATTGCAGTTAATTTCTTTATTATGACCCAAGTCATTCATAATTTCGATTTTATGGAAGCAGTCAAAAATGTTGGAGTTACCATTTTCACAATATCAGTTATTTGGATATTTGCAGTAATATTGTCGGCCCTTAGCTACAATTTGTTCGACTTTATGAAGCAAATTTATCGGGAGGTAACTTTATATGTCTAA
- a CDS encoding carbohydrate ABC transporter permease encodes MPWLSQNMISRLKRISISQSLLVICFTGLAIFMLLPIIFLFNNAFKPLNELFLFPPTIFVKEPTASNFEKLFLHANAAVIPFTRYLFNSIVIVGLSLIFVIIVSTLAGYVISKHRFPFKTFVMAMIMISLMFAPETVAIPRYLIVSNLGIMNTYFAHILPFIASPVAVFLMKQFIDQIPDSLLEAAKLDGAGDFYIFIRIIIPLTAPAVATVSIITFQVVYLDMEGSTLYTTNETMKTLAFYVSSLTANLQNSVAGQSLAAAAALLMFIPNLIMFLLFQRKMIQTMLHSGVK; translated from the coding sequence ATGCCGTGGCTTTCACAAAATATGATTTCCAGATTAAAGAGAATCTCCATATCCCAGTCGCTGCTCGTCATCTGTTTTACTGGTCTGGCTATATTCATGCTACTCCCGATTATTTTTCTTTTTAACAATGCATTCAAGCCTCTCAACGAGCTGTTTTTGTTCCCGCCTACGATATTTGTAAAAGAACCGACAGCAAGTAATTTCGAGAAGCTGTTTCTGCATGCGAATGCGGCTGTAATTCCCTTCACCCGATATTTGTTCAATAGTATTGTAATTGTCGGTCTGTCTCTCATCTTTGTAATTATTGTTAGTACATTGGCTGGCTATGTAATATCCAAGCATCGCTTTCCGTTCAAAACGTTTGTTATGGCAATGATTATGATCTCGCTCATGTTTGCACCTGAGACGGTAGCAATCCCGCGATATTTAATCGTCAGCAATTTAGGCATAATGAATACCTATTTTGCTCACATACTTCCCTTTATTGCTTCCCCTGTCGCTGTATTTTTAATGAAACAATTTATTGATCAGATTCCAGATTCATTGTTAGAGGCGGCCAAATTAGATGGTGCAGGCGACTTTTATATTTTCATTAGGATTATTATTCCGTTAACCGCTCCTGCCGTTGCTACAGTATCTATTATTACTTTCCAGGTCGTCTATTTAGATATGGAAGGCTCTACGCTGTATACGACCAATGAAACGATGAAGACGCTTGCGTTCTATGTGAGTAGTCTAACGGCTAATTTACAGAATAGTGTTGCGGGTCAAAGCCTTGCAGCTGCAGCGGCATTACTCATGTTTATTCCAAACTTAATTATGTTTCTTCTCTTCCAGCGTAAAATGATTCAGACGATGCTCCATTCGGGGGTGAAGTAA
- a CDS encoding carbohydrate ABC transporter permease, with product MLRNKTFPAKGPRFVLRFNSFLQDCWNARLSYLLLAPFLIAFSCFILIPVFMSVLLSFTTFNGFEFPTFIGFDNFINLLTQDFVFMKYTLPNTFKFALITGLGGYFLSFVFAWLIHQLPRSLKDYFTLAFYAPSMAGGVALSVIWIATFSGDQVGYLNNILLKYGLIESPQLWLQDPKYLMIVMIIVTLWTSMGVGFLAMLGGLQTVNTELYEAGRIDGIKSALQEVYYITIPSMKPQMLFSAVMTIVGTLKAGAISTQLTGLAITPSYSGHLMTNHIDDYAFIRYEWGYASALSVALLIFSYLVMRFCYRLFATKEGE from the coding sequence ATGTTGCGAAATAAAACTTTTCCGGCGAAAGGACCACGGTTTGTACTACGGTTTAATAGCTTCTTACAGGATTGCTGGAATGCTCGATTATCCTACTTGTTATTGGCACCCTTTCTAATTGCCTTTAGCTGCTTTATTTTAATCCCTGTATTTATGTCTGTCCTGCTAAGCTTCACGACATTTAATGGATTCGAGTTTCCAACCTTTATCGGATTCGACAACTTTATTAATTTGTTAACACAGGATTTTGTTTTTATGAAGTATACATTACCGAATACATTTAAATTTGCACTTATTACAGGACTAGGTGGTTACTTTTTATCATTTGTATTTGCCTGGCTGATTCATCAGCTGCCTCGGAGCTTAAAAGATTATTTCACTTTGGCCTTCTATGCTCCCTCGATGGCAGGGGGTGTAGCCTTATCGGTCATCTGGATTGCAACCTTCAGCGGGGATCAGGTTGGTTATTTAAATAACATTTTACTTAAATATGGACTTATTGAATCGCCGCAGCTATGGCTTCAGGACCCTAAATACTTAATGATTGTTATGATCATTGTCACGCTGTGGACAAGTATGGGGGTTGGGTTTCTGGCCATGCTGGGCGGATTACAGACAGTCAATACTGAGCTCTATGAGGCAGGTCGCATTGATGGTATCAAAAGCGCATTGCAGGAAGTGTATTATATAACGATTCCTTCCATGAAGCCTCAGATGCTATTTAGCGCAGTTATGACAATCGTGGGAACGTTGAAGGCAGGTGCAATCTCAACACAGCTTACAGGCTTAGCGATTACACCAAGCTACTCAGGTCATTTAATGACCAATCACATTGATGATTATGCTTTTATACGCTATGAGTGGGGCTACGCCTCGGCGCTATCTGTTGCATTACTTATATTCTCCTATTTAGTTATGAGATTTTGCTATCGTTTGTTTGCGACGAAGGAGGGAGAATAA
- a CDS encoding extracellular solute-binding protein, producing the protein MKMRKIYRRVFIIAILLLVSVIWRISSNGQDKQVYPVVPVSMLQIKQESNEGASSIPSYTNWRESRDTNRLEEMQKGAGIPQARALQLQAIEYTAASEDIQLTIRQDEHKGSVIDWTNANGWIEWVIDVPQDGLYELHMDYYPLDGSFSNIVRGVQIDESFPYQEAQFIALERLWKDSQYPYERNKLGNEIRPVQQENRQWRNVALSNYGVSSESLLWDLTEGKHTIRLTGGREALSIAALTLTTPKYIPSYGEYVKAAEQYSSSAVTDDKGWYKVIEAEHFSVKSSNAIHTDSMSERFISPDPKGRLIYNTIGGDSWKQAGNWIEWELEVPKSGWYVIDFKYFQGYNGKANAYRTVMLDGEVPFRELLHYTLPPNKGMEIATFSDEKGESYSFWLEEGTHQLRLIADSSLLSPALESLKKVLADIAVVDREIRLISGNYGTGSGANLDTARSWQIKTYDPNIELKLTKMIDQLRLIRDYLNGLNQNTTDSTNAISSSMNRLENLLKDVNKIPNQIKVFTDIQTSINTWLKPIESQAVMLDYIIVRAPEADPGLKTPNTWDNVKYSMANFTRTFFLKYDLKETNDEDAITVWVQRGRDYVDLLQKIIESDFTPKTGIHVNVNLMPSTNVLVLGNAAGDQPDVALGVGMETPVEFAMRGAAMDLSKFSGFKEVEQRFNSGVMRSYHYNNGVFGLPETQSFLVMFYRTDIMEALKLSPPDTWDELLELLPTLQENGMNIYYPAKEYVTPFYQHEAEFYSSNGMQTIIDNKDGQEAFKWWTALFNVHNMPMEVPAFFNHFRFGDIPIGIADYNTYIQLSVAAPEIIGKWKMAPLPGVVNKEGKVVRWSAQSTTAGMIMEKSDRKDDAWAFLEWWTSTETQAKYANDIESLAGMEYRWNPANIEALQYVPWPSEEMKVLAEQGQWGKNMPYVPGYYFLGREMEFAWNNTILANMPAKEALRKAAVSLQREMTRKQKEFGFGSDTNLMLSDPKTNLDESLAGGGQNVAK; encoded by the coding sequence ATGAAAATGCGGAAAATTTACCGACGAGTCTTCATTATAGCCATACTGTTATTAGTAAGTGTCATTTGGCGCATTTCGAGCAATGGACAGGATAAGCAAGTGTATCCTGTAGTCCCAGTCAGTATGCTTCAGATCAAACAGGAAAGTAACGAGGGAGCTTCATCTATTCCAAGTTATACGAACTGGAGAGAATCTCGTGATACGAATAGATTAGAAGAGATGCAGAAGGGCGCTGGTATTCCTCAGGCACGAGCACTTCAGCTTCAAGCCATTGAATATACAGCTGCGTCTGAAGACATTCAATTAACCATACGCCAGGACGAGCATAAGGGTTCAGTTATCGACTGGACGAACGCTAATGGATGGATTGAGTGGGTTATTGATGTTCCACAGGATGGATTATACGAGCTTCATATGGATTATTATCCATTAGACGGAAGCTTCTCCAATATCGTCAGGGGTGTTCAAATTGATGAAAGCTTTCCCTATCAGGAGGCACAGTTTATAGCGCTTGAACGCCTATGGAAAGATAGTCAGTATCCCTATGAGCGTAATAAATTGGGCAATGAAATTCGTCCTGTTCAACAGGAAAATAGACAATGGCGCAACGTTGCATTGTCGAATTATGGCGTATCTTCGGAGTCATTGCTATGGGATTTGACGGAAGGTAAGCACACGATCCGACTTACGGGTGGTAGAGAGGCATTATCAATAGCAGCGTTGACGCTGACTACTCCGAAATATATCCCGAGCTATGGCGAATATGTCAAGGCAGCGGAACAGTACTCGAGCTCGGCAGTTACTGACGACAAGGGCTGGTATAAAGTGATTGAAGCTGAGCATTTTTCTGTCAAGTCATCGAATGCCATTCATACAGATAGTATGTCTGAACGGTTCATTTCTCCGGACCCAAAGGGACGGCTTATCTACAATACAATTGGAGGAGATAGCTGGAAACAGGCGGGTAACTGGATTGAATGGGAATTAGAAGTTCCAAAGAGTGGCTGGTATGTGATCGATTTCAAATATTTTCAAGGCTACAACGGGAAAGCCAATGCGTATCGCACTGTAATGCTGGACGGTGAGGTGCCATTCCGCGAATTACTCCATTACACCTTGCCTCCTAATAAAGGCATGGAGATTGCTACATTTTCTGATGAGAAAGGTGAGTCTTATTCTTTCTGGTTAGAAGAGGGGACGCATCAGCTACGACTCATTGCGGATAGCTCTTTGCTAAGCCCTGCCTTAGAATCATTGAAAAAAGTGCTTGCAGATATAGCAGTCGTAGATCGGGAAATCCGTCTTATTTCAGGAAACTACGGAACTGGCTCTGGGGCGAATCTAGATACAGCGAGAAGCTGGCAGATTAAAACCTATGATCCCAATATCGAATTAAAGCTTACGAAGATGATCGATCAATTGCGATTAATTCGTGATTATCTAAATGGATTGAACCAAAATACGACAGATTCGACGAATGCGATTTCTTCGTCTATGAACAGGCTTGAGAATTTGCTAAAGGATGTTAATAAAATTCCCAACCAGATTAAAGTGTTTACGGACATACAGACAAGCATTAATACATGGTTAAAGCCGATTGAGAGTCAGGCTGTCATGCTTGATTACATCATTGTACGTGCTCCTGAAGCAGATCCGGGTTTAAAAACACCGAATACTTGGGATAACGTGAAATACAGTATGGCCAACTTCACAAGAACATTTTTCTTGAAATACGATTTGAAAGAGACGAATGACGAAGATGCTATTACCGTGTGGGTACAGCGAGGAAGAGATTATGTAGATTTACTACAAAAAATAATAGAATCGGATTTCACTCCAAAAACGGGGATCCATGTGAATGTTAACCTTATGCCAAGTACAAATGTGTTGGTTCTAGGCAATGCAGCGGGAGATCAACCAGATGTTGCTCTTGGCGTTGGTATGGAGACGCCAGTTGAGTTCGCAATGCGCGGCGCGGCGATGGATTTATCAAAGTTTTCTGGCTTTAAAGAAGTGGAGCAACGGTTTAATTCAGGTGTAATGCGTTCCTATCATTACAATAATGGCGTATTTGGTCTGCCAGAGACGCAGTCTTTTCTAGTGATGTTCTATCGTACAGATATTATGGAGGCATTAAAGCTGTCACCACCGGATACTTGGGATGAATTACTCGAGCTACTGCCAACACTGCAGGAGAATGGTATGAACATCTATTATCCAGCCAAAGAGTACGTAACGCCTTTCTACCAACACGAAGCAGAGTTCTATTCATCTAACGGCATGCAAACCATTATTGATAATAAGGATGGACAAGAAGCATTTAAGTGGTGGACAGCTTTATTTAATGTACACAACATGCCAATGGAAGTGCCTGCTTTCTTCAATCATTTTAGATTTGGAGATATCCCAATCGGAATTGCTGATTATAATACCTACATTCAATTAAGTGTAGCAGCTCCTGAAATTATTGGTAAGTGGAAGATGGCTCCTTTGCCTGGAGTAGTAAATAAAGAAGGCAAGGTAGTACGTTGGTCTGCACAAAGTACGACGGCAGGTATGATTATGGAAAAAAGCGATCGGAAGGATGATGCTTGGGCGTTCTTGGAATGGTGGACTTCTACAGAAACTCAGGCAAAATACGCGAATGATATTGAGTCACTAGCCGGAATGGAATATCGCTGGAATCCAGCTAATATTGAGGCATTGCAATATGTGCCATGGCCGAGCGAAGAAATGAAAGTATTAGCTGAGCAAGGGCAATGGGGTAAAAACATGCCGTATGTACCTGGCTACTATTTCTTGGGCCGTGAGATGGAGTTCGCGTGGAATAATACAATCCTGGCCAATATGCCTGCTAAAGAAGCCCTTCGTAAAGCGGCAGTCTCCTTACAACGTGAGATGACGCGTAAGCAGAAGGAATTCGGATTCGGATCGGATACAAATCTGATGCTATCGGATCCTAAGACAAACCTAGATGAAAGCTTAGCTGGAGGAGGACAAAATGTTGCGAAATAA
- a CDS encoding ABC transporter ATP-binding protein, whose product MGNVVFQHIYKHYKGESSPSVKDFHLEVADGEFLVMVGPSGCGKSTTLRMLAGLEEISEGDLYIDGKFSNYVSPKDRDIAMVFQNYALYPNLSVYENMALGLQLRKVVKHEIEERVNRAAKMLEISNLMTKKPGQLSGGQKQRVALGRALVREPKVFLMDEPLSNLDAKLRAQTRAEIIKIHNQLKTTFVYVTHDQTEAMTMGSRIVVMRDGEIQQVAAPQALYDNPKNMFVAGFIGTPQMNFIEGALVKNADGVHFENRRFSIPMSDQYSKYVRTMKSKVVLGLRPEHVLSDGEASQLEGYEKWKVQATIEMKEPMGSDTFVHANWGNGTLISRAEAHTKVNVGDSVSFVLRIDKAHLFDGESGEVLAGREDTL is encoded by the coding sequence GTGGGAAATGTAGTTTTTCAGCATATATACAAACATTATAAGGGCGAATCTTCCCCCTCAGTTAAGGATTTTCATCTAGAGGTGGCTGACGGAGAATTTCTAGTCATGGTAGGTCCATCGGGCTGCGGAAAATCAACGACATTGAGAATGCTTGCCGGACTTGAGGAAATCTCTGAGGGGGATCTCTATATTGATGGTAAGTTTTCCAATTATGTATCACCTAAGGATAGAGATATTGCAATGGTTTTTCAGAATTATGCCTTATATCCCAATCTATCCGTATACGAAAACATGGCACTAGGTTTACAACTGCGGAAGGTAGTTAAGCATGAAATCGAAGAACGTGTGAATCGAGCAGCCAAGATGCTTGAAATTTCTAATCTGATGACGAAGAAGCCGGGACAGCTATCTGGCGGACAGAAGCAGCGCGTAGCGCTAGGTAGAGCACTCGTTCGCGAACCGAAAGTATTCCTTATGGATGAACCGCTATCAAATCTTGATGCCAAATTACGCGCGCAGACAAGAGCTGAAATTATTAAAATACATAATCAATTGAAGACGACATTTGTTTATGTAACGCATGATCAAACTGAGGCTATGACAATGGGCTCCAGAATAGTGGTTATGCGAGATGGTGAAATTCAACAGGTGGCTGCACCACAAGCGTTATATGACAACCCCAAAAATATGTTCGTAGCCGGGTTTATTGGAACACCGCAAATGAACTTTATTGAGGGAGCATTAGTGAAAAACGCAGATGGAGTGCACTTTGAAAATCGTAGATTTAGTATACCGATGTCAGATCAATATTCGAAATATGTACGAACTATGAAGTCAAAGGTTGTATTAGGCCTGCGACCCGAGCATGTCTTAAGCGATGGAGAAGCTTCACAATTAGAGGGATATGAGAAATGGAAAGTACAAGCGACAATTGAAATGAAGGAGCCAATGGGCTCAGATACCTTTGTGCATGCGAATTGGGGCAACGGTACGTTAATTTCTAGAGCTGAAGCGCATACGAAGGTTAATGTGGGAGATTCTGTATCCTTTGTTCTACGTATAGATAAGGCTCATCTATTTGATGGGGAAAGTGGGGAAGTGTTAGCTGGTCGGGAGGATACGCTATGA
- a CDS encoding ABC transporter substrate-binding protein has protein sequence MRNLKATPFVLALVFLFTLIMTACSGNSNNNSSPSASSNTQEPAPSTAAVETPKDPVTLKYVTYFVGQYQAEYDLFHKKYPWITIEPIVTDDVLGTVVSMVAAGDSPDLAIVDNMTTFVQQDLLEELTPYMEGSEILKTAKIRNEISSIYKLGDKNYAMPISDVPLWMVVNKDLLEKHGLEMPSNDWTYDDFLEIAKQATDLKAGEYGVAYDTTFNSWFTEIYAMANGAIPNFGYMNEDLTQTVFNTPEVAASLQWVSDLTYKWHVRPTTQEAESYGWDSGNNFLAGKSLFGIGADWYVPGFNDNAKFEWDVLPFPVGKKMQATMHLNAPFGIMKTSKNKEAAFLWLTFQYELEAQKWMIENSGTAFVDYPELGAYYAAVDVWKGKNVAAIERTGEICCYTKSPAILDVDWINANMLANLNQYFYAKADLTPFFAAADQYNSQIVVAARKALGLE, from the coding sequence ATGAGAAATTTGAAAGCGACACCATTCGTACTGGCTCTAGTTTTTTTGTTTACATTAATTATGACAGCTTGTTCCGGCAACTCGAATAATAACTCATCGCCTAGCGCATCTTCCAACACACAAGAGCCTGCTCCGTCTACAGCAGCTGTAGAAACGCCGAAGGATCCTGTGACTCTGAAGTATGTCACCTACTTTGTTGGTCAATATCAGGCAGAGTATGATTTATTCCATAAGAAATACCCATGGATTACGATTGAGCCGATTGTAACCGACGATGTTCTAGGAACAGTTGTATCAATGGTTGCTGCTGGCGATTCCCCAGACCTTGCAATTGTCGATAATATGACGACTTTTGTGCAGCAGGATTTGCTTGAGGAGTTAACTCCTTATATGGAAGGCAGTGAAATCCTTAAAACAGCAAAGATTAGAAATGAAATTAGTAGTATATATAAGCTCGGTGACAAAAACTATGCAATGCCAATTTCTGACGTTCCATTATGGATGGTAGTTAACAAGGATTTACTAGAAAAGCATGGACTTGAGATGCCATCTAACGATTGGACTTATGATGATTTCCTGGAAATTGCTAAGCAAGCGACGGATCTTAAAGCGGGAGAATACGGTGTAGCTTATGACACGACTTTCAATTCCTGGTTTACTGAGATCTATGCTATGGCCAACGGTGCAATACCTAACTTCGGCTACATGAATGAAGATTTAACGCAAACTGTGTTTAATACGCCAGAGGTTGCAGCTAGTCTGCAATGGGTTTCTGATTTGACTTACAAATGGCATGTCCGTCCTACAACGCAAGAAGCAGAAAGCTACGGATGGGATTCAGGCAACAACTTCTTGGCAGGGAAATCACTATTCGGTATCGGTGCTGACTGGTATGTACCTGGCTTTAATGACAATGCAAAATTTGAGTGGGATGTTCTTCCATTCCCTGTCGGAAAGAAAATGCAAGCAACGATGCATCTTAATGCTCCGTTTGGGATTATGAAAACTTCCAAGAACAAAGAAGCGGCTTTCCTATGGTTGACTTTCCAATATGAGCTTGAAGCTCAAAAATGGATGATAGAGAATTCAGGAACTGCATTTGTTGATTATCCAGAGCTAGGCGCATACTACGCAGCCGTAGATGTTTGGAAAGGTAAAAATGTTGCTGCGATTGAAAGAACAGGTGAAATCTGCTGTTATACAAAATCCCCTGCGATACTGGATGTAGATTGGATTAATGCCAATATGCTCGCTAATCTCAACCAATATTTCTACGCGAAGGCTGATCTAACGCCATTCTTCGCTGCAGCAGATCAATATAATAGCCAAATCGTTGTAGCAGCAAGAAAAGCGCTTGGTTTAGAGTGA